The following proteins come from a genomic window of Lycium ferocissimum isolate CSIRO_LF1 chromosome 4, AGI_CSIRO_Lferr_CH_V1, whole genome shotgun sequence:
- the LOC132053735 gene encoding uncharacterized protein LOC132053735, whose product MGQMALKQNVRHPSALPSDTEKNPKECKAVTLRNGRELEEVPPKKKNIAEAELIPAKRAEPKQTVTEQHVEEVVYINIPLVELLQEVPKYAKYIKDVVANKRSWTEFETVALTEECNSRVRSKIPPKLKDPGSFTILITIGNIEVGIALFDLGASINLMPTSVFRTLGLGEPRPTTITLQLTDRSLAYHDGIIEDVLVKVGPFILRLIL is encoded by the exons ATGGGACAGATGGCTCTTAAGCAGAATGTCAGACATCCGAGTGCTCTTCCTAGTGATACTGAAAAGAATCCAAAAGAATGCAAGGCAGTCACCTTGAGGAATGGTAGAGAGCTAGAAGAAGTGCCGCCGAAAAAGAAGAACATAGCAGAGGCAGAACTTATCCCTGCTAAGCGAGCTGAACCAAAGCAAACAGTCACAGAGCAACATGTAGAGGAAGTG GTATACATCAACATACCTTTGGTGGAGCTTTTGCAAGAAGTCCCAAAATATGCTAAATATATTAAAGATGTGGTTGCGAACAAACGGAGTTGGACAGAGTTTGAGACTGTTGCACTTACTGAGGAGTGCAACTCTAGAGTGAGGAGTAAAATTCCTCCAAAGTTGAAAGATCCGGGCAGCTTCACAATTTTGATTACGATTGGCAACATTGAAGTTGGGATAGCATTGTTTGATTTAGGTGCTAGTATTAATCTGATGCCCACCTCTGTGTTCCGAACGTTGGGTTTGGGAGAGCCTAGGCCAACCACTATTACGTTGCAGTTGACTGATCGATCTCTTGCTTATCACGATGGC